In one Streptomyces sp. T12 genomic region, the following are encoded:
- a CDS encoding GntR family transcriptional regulator: protein MTAPVIHSLREQIREHILEGIISGRWQPGERIVERRIATELEVSQTPVREALRELESLRLIESAPNKGVRVRSLTAADLEESYPVRAGLEAIAAELAADRLAQDCSALEPHVSALYEADRTSDGTAQVRHTVAFHREMVRAAGNSVLLHTWEGLGIEVFTALSIRWLGTVQQSYAEEHEALVAAFQRRDPRIAELVKAHVLGCAPRHESE from the coding sequence ATGACCGCCCCCGTCATCCACTCGCTGCGCGAACAGATCCGCGAGCACATCCTGGAGGGGATCATCAGCGGTCGCTGGCAGCCGGGCGAGCGGATCGTGGAGCGGCGTATCGCCACCGAGCTGGAGGTCAGCCAGACACCGGTGCGTGAGGCACTGCGCGAGCTGGAGTCGCTGCGACTGATCGAGTCGGCGCCGAACAAGGGCGTGCGGGTGCGGAGTCTGACGGCCGCCGACCTGGAGGAGAGCTACCCGGTCCGGGCCGGCCTGGAGGCCATCGCCGCGGAACTCGCGGCCGACCGCCTCGCGCAGGACTGCTCCGCCCTGGAGCCGCACGTCAGCGCCCTGTACGAGGCCGACCGCACGTCCGACGGCACGGCCCAGGTGCGGCACACGGTCGCCTTCCACCGCGAGATGGTGCGGGCGGCGGGCAACTCGGTGCTGCTGCACACCTGGGAGGGCCTCGGCATCGAGGTGTTCACGGCCCTGTCGATCCGGTGGCTGGGCACGGTGCAGCAGTCGTACGCGGAGGAGCACGAGGCGCTGGTGGCCGCGTTCCAGCGCCGGGATCCCCGGATCGCCGAGCTCGTGAAGGCCCACGTGCTGGGGTGCGCGCCGCGGCACGAGAGCGAGTAG
- the aceE gene encoding pyruvate dehydrogenase (acetyl-transferring), homodimeric type — protein sequence MTDPNAIQPSALDQLPDRDPEETAEWQASLDAVAKAAGPHRAAYLMRRTLERAEGTGIALPKLLETDYVNTIPTAAEPSVPGDEAMESRITAWNRWNAAAMVSRGSKHGVGGHIATFASAAWLYETGFNHFFKGKESQDSPGSGDQLYIQGHASPGIYARAFLDGRLNEDHLDNFRRESGGGGLPSYPHPRRLPWLWEFPTVSMGLGPLSAIYQARFNRYLTNRGIKDVSASHVWAFLGDGEMDEPESTAALALASREGLDNLTFVINCNLQRLDGPVRANFKIVQELEAQFRGAGWNVVKTLWGTAWDELFQLDTTGALVRRLREVPDAQVQTYQTRDAAYIRQDFFGKDPALVEMAKLLSDDKILECFHLSRGGHEARKVYAAYKAAVEFKGAPTVILAQTVKGFTLGEGFASKNANHQMKKLTADEFKAMRDLLDLPIKDSDFVDGVVPYGHPGADSPEVRYLQERRAALGGPAPARRVHPVAPLPAPAEKAFASFDKGSGSQNVATTMAFVRLIKDLVRDKETGKRWVPIVPDEARTFGMESLFPSLGIYSPKGQTYEPVDRDQLMYYKEAKNGQILNEGITEAGSMADFIAASTAYSTHGEAMIPFYIFYSMFGWQRTADQMWQLGDQLGRGFLVGATAGRTTLTGEGLQHADGHSPVIAATNPAALTYDPAFAYEVATIVKDGLRRMYGEAAPGEDPNVFYYLTVYNEPLPQPAKPQGLGIDEGIVKGLYRFNTAESAALSPTANAPRIQLLGSGTAIHWVLQAQKLLAEEWGVAADVWSATSWTELRRDALEADAALLRGEERVPYVRQALHGAEGPVLAVSDYMRQVPDQIAQWVEQDYSSLGADGFGLSDTREAARRHFGVDAQSIVVAALAQLAKRGEVKATAVKEAREKYGL from the coding sequence ATGACCGACCCCAACGCCATCCAGCCGAGCGCGCTCGACCAGCTCCCGGACCGTGACCCGGAGGAGACGGCCGAATGGCAGGCCTCGCTGGACGCGGTCGCCAAGGCGGCCGGGCCGCACCGTGCGGCGTACCTGATGCGCCGCACGCTGGAGCGTGCCGAGGGCACCGGCATCGCGCTGCCCAAGCTTCTCGAGACCGACTACGTCAACACCATCCCCACCGCCGCCGAGCCGTCCGTGCCCGGTGACGAGGCGATGGAGTCCCGGATCACCGCGTGGAACCGCTGGAACGCGGCCGCGATGGTGAGCCGGGGCAGCAAACACGGCGTCGGCGGCCACATCGCCACCTTCGCCTCCGCGGCCTGGCTCTACGAGACCGGCTTCAACCACTTCTTCAAGGGCAAGGAATCCCAGGATTCCCCCGGCTCCGGCGACCAGCTGTACATCCAGGGCCACGCCTCCCCCGGCATCTACGCCCGCGCCTTCCTCGACGGCCGGCTGAACGAGGACCACCTCGACAACTTCCGCCGCGAGTCGGGCGGGGGCGGCCTCCCGTCGTACCCGCACCCCCGCCGCCTGCCCTGGCTGTGGGAGTTCCCGACGGTGTCGATGGGCCTCGGCCCGCTCTCCGCGATCTACCAGGCGCGCTTCAACCGCTACCTGACCAACCGCGGCATCAAGGACGTCTCCGCGTCCCACGTCTGGGCCTTCCTCGGCGACGGCGAGATGGACGAGCCGGAGTCCACGGCGGCACTCGCCCTGGCCTCCCGCGAGGGCCTGGACAACCTGACCTTCGTCATCAACTGCAACCTGCAGCGCCTCGACGGCCCGGTCCGCGCGAACTTCAAGATCGTGCAGGAGCTGGAGGCCCAGTTCCGCGGCGCCGGCTGGAACGTCGTCAAGACGCTGTGGGGCACGGCCTGGGACGAGCTGTTCCAGCTCGACACCACCGGCGCGCTCGTACGCCGCCTGCGCGAGGTACCCGACGCGCAGGTGCAGACGTACCAGACCCGCGACGCCGCCTATATCCGCCAGGACTTCTTCGGCAAGGACCCGGCGCTCGTCGAGATGGCGAAGCTGCTGAGCGACGACAAGATCCTGGAGTGCTTCCACCTCTCCCGCGGTGGTCACGAGGCGCGCAAGGTCTACGCCGCCTACAAGGCCGCCGTCGAGTTCAAGGGCGCGCCGACGGTGATCCTGGCCCAGACGGTCAAGGGCTTCACGCTCGGCGAGGGCTTCGCGTCGAAGAACGCCAACCACCAGATGAAGAAGCTGACGGCGGACGAGTTCAAGGCGATGCGCGACCTGCTCGACCTGCCCATCAAGGACAGCGACTTCGTCGACGGGGTCGTCCCCTACGGCCACCCCGGCGCCGACTCCCCCGAGGTGCGCTACCTCCAGGAGCGCCGCGCGGCCCTCGGCGGCCCGGCCCCGGCCCGCCGCGTGCACCCGGTGGCCCCGCTGCCGGCCCCGGCCGAGAAGGCGTTCGCCTCCTTCGACAAGGGCTCCGGCTCCCAGAACGTGGCCACCACCATGGCCTTCGTCCGCCTCATCAAGGACCTGGTCCGCGACAAGGAGACGGGCAAGCGCTGGGTGCCGATCGTGCCGGACGAGGCGCGCACCTTCGGCATGGAGAGCCTCTTCCCGTCCCTCGGGATCTACTCCCCCAAGGGACAGACGTACGAGCCCGTCGACCGCGACCAGCTCATGTACTACAAGGAGGCCAAGAACGGCCAGATCCTCAACGAGGGGATCACCGAGGCCGGTTCGATGGCCGACTTCATCGCCGCGTCCACCGCGTACTCCACGCACGGCGAAGCGATGATCCCGTTCTACATCTTCTACTCGATGTTCGGCTGGCAGCGCACGGCCGACCAGATGTGGCAGCTCGGCGACCAGCTCGGCCGCGGCTTCCTGGTCGGCGCCACGGCCGGCCGCACGACGCTGACGGGCGAGGGCCTGCAGCACGCCGACGGTCACTCGCCTGTGATCGCGGCGACGAACCCCGCGGCACTGACGTACGACCCGGCGTTCGCGTACGAGGTCGCCACGATCGTCAAGGACGGCCTGCGCCGCATGTACGGCGAGGCGGCACCGGGCGAGGACCCGAACGTCTTCTACTACCTCACCGTCTACAACGAGCCGCTGCCGCAGCCCGCGAAGCCGCAGGGCCTCGGCATCGACGAGGGCATCGTCAAGGGCCTGTACCGCTTCAACACGGCGGAGTCGGCGGCACTGTCCCCGACGGCCAACGCCCCGCGCATCCAGCTGCTGGGCTCCGGCACCGCGATCCACTGGGTCCTGCAGGCGCAGAAGCTGCTCGCCGAGGAGTGGGGCGTGGCGGCCGACGTCTGGTCGGCGACGTCCTGGACCGAGCTGCGCCGGGACGCCCTGGAGGCGGACGCGGCCCTGCTCCGCGGCGAGGAGCGCGTGCCGTACGTCCGCCAGGCGCTGCACGGCGCCGAGGGCCCGGTGCTGGCGGTCTCCGACTACATGCGCCAGGTCCCCGACCAGATCGCGCAGTGGGTCGAGCAGGACTACTCCTCGCTGGGTGCCGACGGCTTCGGCCTCTCCGACACCCGCGAGGCCGCCCGCCGCCACTTCGGCGTCGACGCCCAGTCGATCGTCGTCGCGGCCCTGGCCCAGCTCGCGAAGCGGGGCGAGGTCAAGGCGACGGCGGTGAAGGAAGCGCGGGAGAAGTACGGCCTGTAA
- the sucB gene encoding 2-oxoglutarate dehydrogenase, E2 component, dihydrolipoamide succinyltransferase, with protein MAVSVTLPALGESVTEGTVTRWLKAEGERVEADEPLLEVSTDKVDTEIPSPAAGVLASIKVAEDETVEVGAELAVIDDGTGAPAAAPAPAAAEAPAPAAEPAPAAQPSTEQAAPAPAPTAEAAAGAGSAEGTDVVLPALGESVTEGTVTRWLKSVGDSVEADEPLLEVSTDKVDTEIPAPTSGTLLEIVVGEDETAEVGAKLAVIGVAGAAPAAAPAPAAPAAPAAPAAPAPAPAAPAAPAAAAPAPVAPAAPAPAPAAPAPVTPAPAAPAAAQATDEGAYVTPLVRKLAAENGVDLATVKGTGVGGRIRKQDVIAAAEAAKAAAAAPAPAAAAPAAAAKKAPSLEASPLRGQTVKMPRIRKVIGDNMVKALHEQAQLSSVVEVDVTRLMKLRARAKDSFAAREGVKLSPMPFFVKAAAQALKAHAPINAKINEAEGTITYFDTENIGIAVDSEKGLMTPVIKHAGDLNIAGIAKATAELAGKVRANKITPDELSGATFTISNTGSRGALFDTIIVPPGQVAILGIGATVKRPAVIETEEGTVIGVRDMTYLTLSYDHRLVDGADAARYLTAVKAILEAGEFEVELGL; from the coding sequence ATGGCGGTTTCCGTAACCCTTCCGGCGCTCGGCGAGAGCGTCACCGAGGGCACTGTCACCCGCTGGCTGAAGGCCGAGGGTGAGCGTGTAGAGGCCGACGAGCCGCTGCTCGAGGTCTCGACCGACAAGGTCGACACCGAGATCCCCTCCCCCGCCGCCGGCGTCCTGGCGTCCATCAAGGTCGCCGAGGACGAGACGGTCGAGGTCGGCGCCGAGCTGGCCGTGATCGACGACGGCACGGGCGCGCCCGCCGCCGCCCCGGCCCCGGCTGCCGCCGAGGCTCCGGCTCCGGCCGCCGAGCCCGCCCCGGCCGCCCAGCCGTCCACCGAGCAGGCCGCTCCTGCCCCGGCCCCCACCGCCGAGGCCGCCGCCGGTGCCGGCTCCGCCGAGGGCACGGACGTCGTCCTGCCCGCGCTCGGCGAGTCCGTCACCGAGGGCACCGTCACCCGCTGGCTGAAGTCGGTCGGCGACAGCGTCGAGGCCGACGAGCCGCTGCTCGAGGTCTCCACCGACAAGGTCGACACCGAGATCCCCGCCCCCACCTCCGGCACGCTGCTGGAGATCGTGGTCGGCGAGGACGAGACGGCCGAGGTCGGCGCCAAGCTGGCCGTCATCGGCGTCGCGGGTGCCGCTCCGGCGGCCGCTCCGGCCCCGGCTGCCCCGGCCGCGCCCGCGGCTCCGGCCGCTCCGGCGCCCGCCCCTGCCGCTCCGGCCGCGCCCGCCGCTGCCGCCCCGGCTCCGGTCGCCCCCGCGGCCCCGGCCCCCGCTCCGGCCGCTCCGGCTCCGGTCACCCCGGCTCCGGCCGCTCCGGCCGCCGCCCAGGCGACCGACGAGGGCGCCTACGTCACCCCGCTGGTGCGCAAGCTCGCCGCCGAGAACGGCGTCGACCTGGCCACCGTCAAGGGCACCGGCGTCGGCGGCCGTATCCGCAAGCAGGACGTCATCGCCGCCGCCGAGGCCGCGAAGGCCGCCGCCGCTGCTCCGGCTCCGGCCGCAGCCGCCCCGGCCGCCGCTGCGAAGAAGGCCCCGAGCCTGGAGGCCTCCCCCCTCCGTGGCCAGACCGTCAAGATGCCCCGCATCCGCAAGGTCATCGGCGACAACATGGTCAAGGCGCTGCACGAGCAGGCCCAGCTGTCGTCGGTCGTCGAGGTCGACGTCACGCGCCTGATGAAGCTGCGCGCCCGGGCGAAGGACTCCTTCGCCGCCCGCGAAGGCGTCAAGCTCTCCCCGATGCCGTTCTTCGTCAAGGCCGCGGCCCAGGCGCTGAAGGCGCACGCGCCCATCAACGCCAAGATCAACGAGGCCGAGGGCACGATCACCTACTTCGACACCGAGAACATCGGTATCGCGGTGGACTCCGAGAAGGGCCTGATGACCCCGGTCATCAAGCACGCCGGCGACCTGAACATCGCGGGCATCGCCAAGGCCACGGCGGAGCTGGCCGGCAAGGTCCGCGCCAACAAGATCACCCCGGACGAGCTGTCCGGCGCGACCTTCACCATCTCCAACACCGGTTCGCGCGGTGCGCTCTTCGACACGATCATCGTGCCGCCGGGCCAGGTCGCGATCCTCGGCATCGGCGCCACGGTCAAGCGCCCCGCCGTCATCGAGACGGAGGAGGGCACGGTCATCGGCGTCCGCGACATGACGTACCTGACCCTGTCCTACGACCACCGCCTGGTGGACGGCGCCGACGCGGCCCGTTACCTGACGGCGGTCAAGGCGATCCTGGAGGCGGGCGAGTTCGAGGTCGAGCTCGGCCTGTAA
- the lpdA gene encoding dihydrolipoyl dehydrogenase produces MANDASTVFDLVILGGGSGGYAAALRGAQLGLDVALIEKDKVGGTCLHRGCIPTKALLHAGEIADQARESAQFGVKATFEGIDIAGVHKYKDGVIAGLYKGLQGLVASRKVTYIEGEGRLSSPTSVDVNGQRIQGRHVLLATGSVPKSLPGLEIDGNRIISSDHALVLDRVPKSAIILGGGVIGVEFASAWKSFGSDVTVIEGLKHLVPVEDENSSKLLERAFRKRGIKFNLGTFFSKAEYTADGVKVTLADGKEFEAEVLLVAVGRGPVSAGLGYEEQGVAMDRGYVLVDEYMRTNVPTISAVGDLVPTLQLAHVGFAEGILVAERLAGLKTVPIDYDGVPRVTYCHPEVASVGITEAKAKEIYGADKVVALKYNLAGNGKSKILNTAGEIKLVQVKDGAVVGVHMVGDRMGEQVGEAQLIYNWEALPAEVAQLIHAHPTQNEALGEAHLALAGKPLHAHD; encoded by the coding sequence GTGGCGAACGACGCCAGCACCGTTTTCGACCTAGTGATCCTCGGCGGTGGTAGTGGCGGTTACGCCGCGGCCCTGCGCGGGGCGCAGCTGGGCCTGGACGTCGCCCTGATCGAGAAGGACAAGGTCGGCGGCACCTGCCTGCACCGGGGTTGCATCCCCACCAAGGCCCTGCTGCACGCGGGCGAGATCGCCGACCAGGCCCGCGAGAGCGCGCAGTTCGGTGTGAAGGCCACCTTCGAGGGCATCGACATCGCCGGGGTCCACAAGTACAAGGACGGCGTGATCGCCGGCCTGTACAAGGGTCTGCAGGGGCTCGTCGCCTCCCGCAAGGTGACGTACATCGAGGGCGAGGGTCGTCTCTCCTCCCCCACCTCCGTCGACGTCAACGGCCAGCGCATCCAGGGCCGCCACGTCCTGCTGGCGACCGGCTCCGTACCGAAGTCGCTGCCGGGCCTGGAGATCGACGGCAACCGCATCATCTCCTCGGACCACGCCCTCGTCCTGGACCGCGTGCCGAAGTCCGCGATCATCCTGGGCGGCGGCGTCATCGGCGTCGAGTTCGCCTCCGCGTGGAAGTCCTTCGGCTCGGACGTCACCGTCATCGAGGGCCTGAAGCACCTCGTCCCGGTCGAGGACGAGAACTCCTCGAAGCTTCTTGAGCGCGCGTTCCGCAAGCGCGGCATCAAGTTCAACCTGGGCACCTTCTTCTCCAAGGCCGAGTACACGGCCGACGGTGTCAAGGTCACCCTCGCCGACGGCAAGGAGTTCGAGGCCGAGGTCCTCCTCGTCGCCGTCGGCCGCGGCCCCGTCTCCGCCGGTCTCGGCTACGAGGAGCAGGGCGTCGCCATGGACCGCGGCTACGTCCTCGTCGACGAGTACATGCGCACCAACGTCCCGACCATCTCCGCCGTCGGTGACCTGGTCCCCACGCTCCAGCTCGCGCACGTCGGCTTCGCCGAGGGCATCCTGGTTGCGGAGCGTCTGGCCGGTCTGAAGACCGTTCCGATCGACTACGACGGTGTCCCGCGGGTGACGTACTGCCACCCGGAGGTCGCCTCCGTCGGTATCACCGAGGCCAAGGCCAAGGAGATCTACGGCGCGGACAAGGTCGTCGCTCTGAAGTACAACCTGGCGGGCAACGGCAAGAGCAAGATCCTGAACACCGCGGGTGAGATCAAGCTCGTCCAGGTCAAGGACGGTGCCGTGGTCGGCGTCCACATGGTCGGCGACCGCATGGGCGAGCAGGTCGGCGAGGCCCAGCTGATCTACAACTGGGAGGCGCTGCCGGCCGAGGTCGCCCAGCTCATCCACGCCCACCCGACGCAGAACGAGGCGCTCGGCGAGGCGCACCTGGCCCTCGCGGGCAAGCCGCTGCACGCGCACGACTGA
- a CDS encoding leucyl aminopeptidase: protein MTALTLSTAAAPGLRADAIVIGVAKGAKSPVVAPGAEAVDKAYDGKLAGVLETLGASGAEGEVTKLPAPAGFKAPLVVAVGLGAEPEDPKDGAYDGEALRKAAGVAARALAGSKKAAFALPLGDAGDVGAVAEGVLLGAYAFDAYKGNDNNVQDKKKNGKAPLAEAALLGGKPRDKEHKAAIERATAVSEELNRARDLINTPPNDLTPESFAAIASAAAKEHGIKVQVLDEKALAKGGYGGILGVGSGSAAGPRLVKLTYTSSKSAKHLAFVGKGITYDSGGISLKPAGHNETMKCDMSGAAAVFAAVVAAARLGLEVNITGWLALAENMPSGSAVRPGDVLRMYSGKTVEVLNTDAEGRLVLADALWAASQEKPDAIVDVATLTGAMVLALGNRTFGVMANDDAFRSAIVEAAEEVGEESWPMPLPEHLRKGMDSPTADIANMGERMGGGLVAGLFLREFVGEGITWGHVDIAGPAFNEGGPFGYTPKGGTGSAVRTLVRLAELTAAGDLG from the coding sequence GTGACTGCTCTCACTCTCAGCACCGCCGCGGCGCCCGGCCTGCGGGCCGACGCGATCGTGATCGGTGTCGCCAAGGGCGCCAAGAGCCCGGTTGTCGCACCGGGCGCAGAGGCTGTGGACAAGGCGTACGACGGCAAGCTCGCCGGCGTCCTGGAGACCCTCGGTGCCTCGGGCGCCGAGGGCGAGGTGACGAAGCTCCCCGCACCCGCCGGCTTCAAGGCCCCGCTCGTGGTGGCAGTGGGCCTGGGTGCCGAGCCCGAGGACCCCAAGGACGGGGCCTACGACGGCGAGGCCCTGCGCAAGGCCGCCGGTGTCGCCGCCCGCGCCCTCGCCGGCTCCAAGAAGGCCGCGTTCGCGCTGCCGCTGGGCGACGCCGGTGACGTCGGCGCCGTCGCCGAGGGCGTGCTGCTCGGGGCGTACGCCTTCGACGCCTACAAGGGCAACGACAACAACGTTCAGGACAAGAAGAAGAACGGCAAGGCGCCCCTCGCCGAGGCCGCGCTGCTCGGCGGCAAGCCGCGCGACAAGGAGCACAAGGCGGCGATCGAGCGCGCCACCGCCGTCTCCGAGGAGCTCAACCGCGCCCGCGACCTGATCAACACCCCGCCGAACGACCTCACCCCCGAGTCCTTCGCCGCGATCGCCTCGGCGGCGGCCAAGGAGCACGGCATCAAGGTGCAGGTGCTCGACGAGAAGGCGCTGGCCAAGGGCGGCTACGGCGGCATCCTGGGCGTCGGCTCCGGGTCGGCGGCCGGCCCGCGGCTGGTGAAGCTGACGTACACGAGCTCCAAGTCGGCCAAGCACCTCGCCTTCGTCGGCAAGGGCATCACCTACGACTCGGGCGGCATCTCGCTGAAGCCGGCCGGGCACAACGAGACGATGAAGTGCGACATGAGCGGTGCGGCCGCCGTGTTCGCCGCCGTCGTCGCCGCCGCGCGCCTCGGTCTCGAGGTGAACATCACCGGGTGGCTGGCGCTCGCCGAGAACATGCCGTCGGGCTCCGCCGTGCGCCCGGGTGACGTGCTGCGCATGTACAGCGGCAAGACGGTGGAGGTGCTCAACACGGACGCCGAGGGCCGGCTGGTGCTCGCGGACGCGCTGTGGGCGGCGTCGCAGGAGAAGCCGGACGCGATCGTGGACGTCGCGACGCTGACCGGGGCGATGGTGCTGGCGCTGGGCAACCGGACGTTCGGTGTCATGGCCAACGACGACGCGTTCCGCTCCGCGATCGTGGAGGCGGCCGAGGAGGTCGGCGAGGAGTCCTGGCCGATGCCGCTGCCGGAGCACCTGCGCAAGGGGATGGACTCGCCGACCGCCGACATCGCCAACATGGGTGAGCGCATGGGTGGGGGCCTGGTCGCCGGTCTCTTCCTGCGTGAGTTCGTGGGCGAGGGCATCACGTGGGGGCACGTCGACATCGCCGGTCCCGCGTTCAACGAGGGCGGGCCCTTCGGCTACACACCGAAGGGTGGTACCGGTAGCGCGGTGCGGACGCTGGTTCGGCTGGCCGAGCTGACGGCGGCCGGCGACCTGGGCTGA